The Gemmatimonadaceae bacterium DNA segment GATGGGCGCGTGCAACTCTTGGCCATCGCCTACGAGGCGGGACCGCGGCTCTCGCTGATTCGCCACGACCATCCGTTCTTCGGGCCCTTCGATGGCTGGCAGTGGGTCCTGATGATCGCGCGGCACGAACAGCGGCACCTGCTCCAGATGCTCGAAGTCGTCGCCGCCACCAAGTAGCGCGCGGCACGCTTCGGCCCCCGCCGGCGCGGTTAGATTGCCGGGGTGACCCGTCGTCCGATTCCTGAACTGCTCGCGCCTGCTGGCTCGCTCGACGCCGTGCGCGCGGCCGTGGCCAACGGCGCCAACGCCGTGTACTGCGGGGCGTCCAAGTTCAATGCCCGCGACGATGGCGCCCAGCTCAGCCTCGACGAGCTTGAGCAGGCCTGCCTGATCGCGCACGAGCGCGGGGCGCGCATCTACCTCACGCTCAACATCCTGATCAAGCCGCAGGAGATGGCGGACGCGCTCGCCTACCTCGGCGAGTGCATCGACCGCGGCGTCGACGCCGCCATCGTCCAGGACATCGGCCTCATCCGGATGATCCAGCGGGTGTACCCGAGCTTCGAGATTCACGGATCCACTCAACTCACGGTCCACGACGAGAGCGCGGCGCGGGTGATGGAGCGCCTGGGGATCGATCGCGTGGTGCTCGCGCGCGAGAACACGCTGGACGACATCCGGGCCATCCGCCAAGCAGTACCGAACCTCGGGCTCGAGACTTTCGTGCACGGGGCGCTCTGCATCGCGTACAGCGGACAGTGCTATATGTCCGGGATGATCTCCGAGCGCAGCGCAAACCGGGGCTCCTGCGCGCAATCCTGCCGCAAGGACTACGTGCTTCGCGACGCCGCGACGGGCGCCGAACTGGACCGTGGCTATCTCATCTCCGCGAAGGACTTGGGCGCGTGGGAGCACCTAGCCGAGCTTGCCGAGGCGGGCGTCGGCTGCCTGAAGATCGAAGGCCGCAAGAAGAAGCCCGAGTTCGTCGCGACGGTCACGAAGGGCTACCGCGAGTTCCTCGGGCGGGTTGAGCAGGGGCGCTTCGCGGCACCGAGCTTCGAGGAAGTGCAGCCGCTGGTGCAGATCTTCTCACGCGGCTTCACCGGAGGGATGTACGGCGGGCGCGAGGGACGCGGCTACATCACGCGCACGCAGCCGGACAACCGCGGGCTCGAACTCGGCACCGTCGTCGGCTTCGAGCACGGCGAAGTCATCGTCGACGTCCGGGCGCCGATCGCCGAGCGCGATGGGCTCGGCTTCGAGCCGCCGGCCGGCGGGCATCTCGAGAGCGTCGGCTTCGCGGCGGGTCCGGTGCGCACCGTGCAGCACAGGGACGGCATCTGGCGGCAGGCGATCAAGGCGCGCAAGACAGTCCCGCTCGGCTGGACGGTGGTGCGCAACGCGCAGGTGTCGCTGCTCGAATCCGCGCGGTCCACCTACGAAGGGCTGGGTGTGGGCAAGCGCCGTCGCGTGGGGCTCAGCATCAGGTGCTTCGGGTCAGCCGGGGGACCGCTCAAAGCGGTCTTCGTCGCAGGGGAGGATCGCGTGGAGGTCCGCAGCGACGTCCCGCTGGCCCCGGCGCAGAAGCGCGCATTGGACGTCGCGCAGTTGCGGGAGCAGTTCAGCCGGCTCGGAGAGTCGCCCTTCGTGCTCGGCGAACTCGACGCCGGAGGCGTGGCGGCCGGGCTCTTCCTGCCCGTGTCGGAGTTGAATCGGATGCGCCAGGACGCCGTCGCGGCGCTCACGGAGCGGCGCGGCTGGGAACTCGGGACTGCGCTGGCCGAGCGGCAGGCGGCGATCGGCGCGGCGTTGCAGGTAGCGGCCGCGTCGGTGCACGAACCAGCCCAGGCGCCGCAGTTGGTCGCTGAAGTCTGGCGCACGGCGGACGCCGATGCGGCGCTTGCGGCAGGTGCCGATGTGATTGTCTTCGACCCCTTCCTGCGCCACCCGTTCTCGAGCGTGCGCAGCGTCGAGGCGCTGGCCGATCGCGTGGCCGTGGCGGGCGCACAGTTCCGTCTACGGCTCCCGACCATCGTGCGCCCCGAGGACCGCAAGAAGCTGGACAAGTGGCTGGCGATGGGCACTGCGTTGGTGACCGGACATCTCGGTCACCTGGCGGAGTTCGCTGCGGCGGGGCGCGAGGTCTATGCCGACTATGCGGTGAACTGCTTCAACGTGCAGGCCGCGCAGGAGCTGTTCGCGCTCGGTGCGAAGGGTATCACGGCGTCGGTCGAGCTCACCGCCGACGAGATCGGGCAGCTGGTCGCGCCTTGGGGCGGAGCGGGTTTCGAGGTGTTCCTCCACGGCCGCCCCGAGGGGATGACGCTGGAACACTGCGTGCTCAGCGCCGCCTTCGATCGTACGCCGACGCATTGCCGCGACCTCTGCACCAAGCAGCACGTCGATACCCGCCTGACCGACCCGGCCGGTTACGAGTTCCCTGTCGCAACAGACTACGCCTGCCGCAACCGGCTGTTGCATTCGCGTTCGATCGAAGGCAGTGAGTTCCTTCCACAGTTACTGGCGATGGGAATCCGGTCGTATCGGCTGGTCTTTAACGTGCCAGACGATGCGGTCGCGGCGCGCGTGGCGGCGTACCGCGATGCGCTCGATGGTGCGGTGTCGGGCGCGAAGCCCTCGCGGAAGCCGCGCGCGGTGCTCGGTGACGCCGTGACCCGCGGGCACTTCGCGCGCGCAGTCTAGGCCGTCGGTTCCCGCGCCGGCGCCGAGCCCAGCACCGCGCGCACCGAGGTCGCGAGGTCATCGAGCGAGAACGGCTTCGGCAACAGGCGCGCACCGGAGGGAGTGCCGTTGGTCCAACGCAGGGCCTCCTGGCTGAAGCCCGAGATGAACAGCGCGGGCAGCCCGGGCCGCTCGGTTCGGATGCGCGCCACAGCGACGTCGCCGTGGATGCCTGGCATCATCAGGTCGCTGACGATGGCATCGATGCGCTGCGTCGGATCCGACGCGATCTCCACGCCGGTCTCGCCATCTTCAGCCACGAGCACGGTGTATCCCAGCTTGGTGAGCAGCTTCATCGTCACGTCGCGCACCGGAGCTTCGTCTTCCATCAGCAGCACCGTCTCACCGGCGAGCGCACGGGGCAGGGGCGGTTTCGCCGGGGGCGGGGAGGCTTCGTGCGGTGCCACGATGCGCGGGAGGAACAGTGAGAAGGTCGTGCCGCGGCCGGGAACTGAGCTTACCCGGACTTGACCGCCCATCTGCGAGACGGCCCCGTAGACGGTGGCGAGTCCGAGACCGGTTCCGCCGCTGCTGCCCTTCGTCGTGAAGAACGGTTCGAAGATGCGCTCGAGGTGCTCGGCCGCGATGCCGACGCCGGTATCCTCGACGTCCACGCGCAGCCACTCGCCCTGGTCGAGGCCGTGCGAATCACGGCTGTCGAGGCTGACGCCGTAGTTCGTCCCTTTCACGCGCAGTGTGCCGCCTTGGGGCATCGCGTCCCGGGCGTTCACGGCGAGGTTGACCATCACCTGCTCGAACGCCGTGGGGTCGGCGCGGATGGACCACAGCGTCGAGGGGAGGTCGACGTCGAGGTGAATCGTCGGGCCGAGGAGCCGTCGCAGCAAGGGTTCGAGCTCGGCCACGCGAGCGGGGACGTCGAGCAGCCGCGGTTCGATGAGCTGCTGCCGAGCGAACGCCAGCAGGCGGCGCGTCAACTCGGATCCGCGCTTCACGGACTGCCCGATCTCGTCCAAATGGGCCGCCACCTCCTCGTCCTCGAGCCCGCGCTCACGCAGGAGCGTGACGTTGCCCACGATGGCCATCAACAGGTTGTTGAAGTCGTGGGCCACCCCACCGGCCAGACGGCCGATGGCTTCGAGGCGGCGCGCCGAGACCAGTTCGTCTTCGAGGCGCCGCCGCTCGCGCACGTCGCGCAGCGAGACGATGAGCCGTTCGCTCCCGTCCGCTTCGGTGTACGGCCGCGAGACGCCTTCCAGCGGCACGTACTCGCCGCTGGCGTTGCGGACGCGCAGCGGGACCACGGTCGGCACGGTCGGGTCGTGTGCCAGCGAGCGCTGAAGGGAGTCCGCTACGGTGGGGACGTCCTCCGGATGGATGAACTCTAAACCGTTGCGGCCGACCAACTCATTGTGGTCGTAGCCGAGGATGCGGCCCACTGACGGGCTGGCGTACTCCACGAGCACGTCGCCGCGAATCTGGAAGATCATATCGCTCGCGTTCTCGATCAGCGAGCGGAACCATTCCTCGCGCCGGTCGAGCTCGTGCCGTAGGCGTTCTTCCTCCGTGGCATCGTGCGAGAGCACCAGCACGCCGATGATCCGGCCACCTTCGCGCACCGGCGAGAATCGCACGGCGTAGGTGCGGGGGGCCTGACCCCGAACGAACGTGAACTTGGCACGGCGGACCAGCGCGTCGCCTTGCAGCACGCGCGTGAATGCCTCGTTCCAGAACGCCGCTGTCCACTCGTCCATATGCGGCACGATCGGCAGTCCCGGGGCCAGGCGCACGCCTCGACCGAGCTCGACGAGCTCGAGGAAGCGCGAGTTCGCGCTCAAGAGCTTGCCGTCCGTATCCACGATGAAGACCGGGTCGGGACTCGTGGCCAAGGCCGTCGCGAGCGCAGCCTCGCTGGCCGTCGCCGTGCGCTCGGCGGTGCTTCGCGCCTCAGCTTCTTGAACGGCGGTCTCGCGCTCCACTTCCAGCAGCGTGATGAGCATCCCGCTGCCCATTCCCACGAGCAGCAGCGGCAGGCCGCCGAAGGTGAGGAATTGGGCGAGGATCGGACTGGGGCCGAGGAAGTGCGTCAGCGGTTCCAGGAGCCGCAGTGCGGCGTAGGCCAGGAGGCTGCCGGCTAGCAGCGTGCGGGCCAGGCCGGTGGTTTCCGTGCGGAAGCGCAGCAGTTGCAGGCCCACCGCCGCATAGCAACTGCCCCAGGCGAGCGCGAGCAGCGACACGCGGACGAGGTACAGCCGCATCGAGGCATCGGATCGCGGTTCCACGGGCACGAAGAGCAGTACCGCCGCCGCGCCGAGCACGACCGTGAGCGCGAAGACCCTCCACGACGGTCGCGGAGTGCCGGGGGCACAGAGCGTGCGCATTCCCGCCTCGAGCCGCGTGAGATGCCACCACGCCGCACCGATGGACAGCACCGAGAAGCCGATTCGCCAAGGCGCGAGTGCAGTCGCGTTGACGGCGATCAGTGCGAGACCTGCGGCCAGTGCGTAGAGGCCTAGTGCCACCCAGGTCCACATCCACTCGCGCACGTACGGGCGATCGTGCCGCGCGGCCAAGTCGCGGAACGCCAGCGCGAACCCGATCGCCACCGCGACCAGGAGCCCCGACGCTGAGACGAACAGCGGGATGCGCACGAATGGAAGATAGCGCCGGCCCGCCGGCAATGAAGCGATGCCACGGCCACGTGCCCAGCGACTATCCTTCGGCGTGCCCGCAACGAGCCCGCCTCCCACCATCGCCGACGCCCGCGCCGCCCTGCGTGACCGCTTCGGCTTTCCCGACTTCCGGGCGGGGCAGACACAGGCCGTCGAATCCGTGCTCGCGGGGCGTGACACGCTGGTCATCCTGCCCACGGGCGGAGGCAAGTCCCTCTGCTACCAGGTACCGGCGCTGGTCCTCGACGGGCTGACGGTGGTCATCTCGCCGCTCATCTCGTTGATGAAGGACCAGGTCGACGCCCTCGTCGCCCGTGGACTCGCGGCCACCTACATCAACAGCACGCTCTCGGCCGCCGAGGTCAGCGCCCGGATGGCGCGCGTGCAGCAGGGTGAGGTCAAGCTGCTGTACGTGGCGCCGGAGCGCTTCGACCTCGGCCGCGCCGCCGAGCGCCTGCGCGATATCGGGGTGACGCTGCTCGCGGTGGATGAGGCGCACTGCATCAGCGAGTGGGGGCACGACTTCCGGCCCAGCTACCTGCGCGTGAAGGAGGTGCGCAAGCGGCTCGGCAATCCGCCCACCGTCGCCCTCACCGCCACGGCAACGCCCGAGGTACGCGAGGACATCGCGCGGCAGCTCGAGTTGGCCGATCCGACGGTGGTCATCACCGGCTTCGACCGCACCAACCTCGCCTATCACGTCATCCCGGCCAAGAACGATGCGGCCAAGGACGAGGCGCTCGTCGAGCTGCTCCGCGAGCATCTCACCGCACACGCAGAGGGTGTGGCGATCGTGTACGCGTCGACGCGCAAGACCGTCGAGCGCATCGCCGGCGTGCTGACGAAGGCCAAGCTGCCGGCCCTCGCCTATCACGCCGGGCTCGACGACGCGCATCGCGCCGACGTCCAGGACGCGTTTATGAGCGAGCGCGTGCGCGTCATCGTGGCGACGAATGCCTTCGGGATGGGAATCGACAAGCCCAATGTGCGACTGGTCGTGCACCACGCGATGCCCGGAACGCTCGAGGCCTACTATCAGGAAGCCGGACGCGCCGGCCGCGACCGCCTGCCCGCCACGGCGATCCTCTTGCACGCATTCCCCGACCGCTTCACGCACGAATTCTTCATCAAGGGAGCGCTCCCGGAGCGTGAGACCGTCGCCAACGTCTATCGCGCGCTGGTGAAGGCCAGCGGCCGGGATGGCATCGTCACGGCGAGTCCGGCCGAGATTGCCGCAACGGCCACGGGGAAGGTGAGCGACCGCGAGGTCGAGTCCGCGATGCGCATCCTCGGGCGCGCGGGCGCGCTGGCGGTCGCAGATGCCTCGCGCACGATGGCGAACGTGCGCCTGCTCGCGACGCCCGAACGGATCAAGGCCGAGTTGTCGGAAGCGCAGGATGGGCTCGCGCTGGCGCTGCTGCGTTCGCTCTGGAAGCGCGCGAAGGGTGGCTTGCATCGCGGCCTTGTGGCCGACCTCGACGCCCTGCCGCCCGGCGTTGGCGGCGCGATGGGCGCGATGCCGTTGCTCGACGCACTGCAAGCCAAGCAGATGCTCGTCTGGAACCGACTCGGCGAGGGCATCACGCTCACCGATGCGAGCCGGCCGCTCGAGGACTGGCCGGTGGATTGGGCAGGGCTCGATCGCCGCCGCGGCGCCGAGCTGCGCAAGCTGGAGATGGTGCAACAGTACGCGTACACGAAGTATTGCCGCCGCGCCTTCGTGCTCCGCTACTTCGGCGATCCGGCCGCGAAGCCGCGTTGCGACAACTGTGACCGCTGCCTCGGCTTGGTGCACGAGCAACGCGTCAGCGCGACGCCCACGCAGCGAACGCGTGCGCCGCGCGAGCGTGGGCGCGACGGCAAGGCGACGGCCGGGCGCGGTGGCGCGACCGAAGCGCCGCTGACCCGTGAGGAAATCGCGCGCTTCGACGCCCTGAAGTCGCTGCGTACGCGCTTGGCGAAGGAGGAGGAGGTGCCAGCCTACGTCATCTTCCCGGACCGAGCGCTACGCGGCATCGCCAAAGCCAACCCCGCATCCATCGCCCAGCTCGGGGCGGTGTCCGGCGTCGGGCCGGCGCGGCTGGACCGCTACGGCCGCGCCGTCCTCGAGGTGCTGCAGGCGACCTGACTAGTTCCCGTGCCGCTGGCAGACGTCGATGATTTCGCGTTTGAAGCGGCGCGGGTCTTCGAGAATCGGCCAGAGCTGATCGAGATACGCCTTGGCCTCCGCGAGGCGTCGCGGGTCCTGTCCCGGCAGTGGGGTGTTCCAGAGACTGTCCAGCGCCGGCCGCCGCGACTGGAAGTATGCGATCGTCGGCGCCCACTGCTCGGCCGTGCGGCAGGGGCCGCGGTGCAGCCGCTGCCGCACCGTCCGGATGCCGAGCGTCGGGTTCGGCGACGCGTAGCGCGGATTCACCAGCCCCGTCCAATCGAAGTCGTACGCGACCGGTCGGTAGGCTGCCGACTCCGGCGAGCGGAACATCACGATGTTGTGCAGCCCGGAGACCGACCAGTCGGTGTTGCCGATGGCGTACTCCCAGAGCGAGATGCGGTCGATGTAGGGTCCGTCGAAGACGTCCCAGAGCGCCCCCTTCTGCTCGAAGACTTCGAGCTTGTGCTCGTCGGCGACTTCTTCGTCCGTCTCCATAAAGAAGGCCGTCACGGCAATCGGGCGACCGCGACCCGCAGAGTCCACGTAGGTGACGTTCGCCAGCCGCACCCGATGGTGCACGCTGTCGATCAGCGCGTAGCTGCGGTACGCGAGGTACTCCGTATAGATGTACTGCTGATAGTCCGCATTGGCCGGTCGGCAGGGCGTGACGATCTTGAGGCGCGGATTGCCCTGGAGGATCGTCCCCTCGCGGACGTCGCGCGCCGCACGGATGAACAGCGGGGGGAACGTGCAGTTGTTGGTCTGGCGGCGGAAATGTCCGCGGGCGCGCAACTCCACCGGCATCGTCCGGACGTTACCGTCCGCCTCCACCCACGTGAGCTCCGCACCGAACCAGCGCAAGCGTGTCGAGTCGCGCTCGCGCGTCAGGTCGCGCAGGTTGGTCGTGAGCGTGACGGTGATGGGCGCCTCCTCGCGAAACATCGGCTGCGAGGCGAGCGGTGCCGCAGAGAGCAGGCCAAGAACGAGAAGCGCAGCAAGACGGGGCATCAGCGGATTTCCACGCCGCGCAGCGGCGAATCGGGGAGACGGCTCAGGTCGTCGGAGACGACCCCGGGCGTGACGGTGGGCGCGAGCGTGACGCCGTACTCGAGGACCCGGACGTCGTTCTCGCGCACGCTCCCGAGGAATTTCCACTCGGCGAACAGTGCAGGGAAGAGCGGCTCGCAGCGCGCGCGGGCCGCGTCGGCGTCTACCGCGCGGAGGCGCAGCAGCTTGTCGTAGCGCGGCGCGCGTTCCGAGACCGAGTCCTCCTCGGCGAGGTCGGGGTCGTTGCGCTTGCGGCGCCGCCAGGCGCGGTCGGCCAGTGCCTCGAGTTGCTCCGGCGACATCGACTTCAGCACCTCGTCGTCCATCTTGGCGATGAAGGTGCCGGTGCGACTCGCGATAGCGAGCGCCTTCTCGAGCCGCTTTTCGGCCGCCTTGCCCTCCAGCGCCATCGGGCGACCGAAATCAGACCACCAGAGGATGAGCATCAGGACGTTGAACCCAATCGAGATGGCCCAGGCCACCGATGGTGCGACGGCCGCGGCCATCCCGACGCCGATGACCACGAAGATGCCGGCCGCGTCCTTGGAGTCGTCAAGCGAGGTGCGGAAACGCACTGCGGCGACGATGCCACCCAGCGAGAAGGCCAGTGCCAAGGAATGCTTGACCAACACGACGATTCCCGCCGCGACCACCGGCAGGATCAAGTACGTCTGCACCACCGATTGTTGGAAGCCCTTCTTCCGCCGCGTCAGGGTGTAGATCCACGCGACCGGCAGTGCGCTGGCGAAGGCCGTGATCATCGCGATGCTGGCGGCCAGCGCCGTCGGGATGCTCGCCGGAGCCCGCTCGCCGACCGGCGGGGCGCCTCCGACGAGTTCGGCCAGCGTCTCGCCGCCGAGGACGCCCCAGCCTGCCGCCGAGGTGCCGCGCAGCACCCACGCGACGCCGCCGCAGAGCGCGTAGTACAGCAGCGTGCGCGCGTACACATTGCGCCAGACGAAGGATCGCGTGATGTCGGCCATTGGGTGGGGACGGAGGAATCGCCACGAAACTGTGACGCCGGCGCGTGCGGGGCAACTGCCACAGACCGGCGACAGGGGGTAGAATACGAGCGTCCCCCCACAGAATCTCGCAATGCGCCTCTCCCGCCTCGCGCCGCTCCTGCCGCTCCTCCTCGTTTCCGCCGTCCCCGCCTGCGCGCAGGGGCGCGGTCAGCCGACGGCGGTGGCCGCGCCGGCGGAGGTGGCCCCGACGCCGCAGGGTCCGCGCCCTCGCCTCGTGATTTTGGTGACGGTGGACCAACTGCGTCCTGACTATCTCACCCATTGGCGTGAGCAGCTCACCGGTGGCTACAAGATGCTGGTGGACCAGGGCCGCTTCTTCAGCGAGGCCGTGCACGACCACGCGGTGACCGAGACGGCGCCGGGCCACGCATCCACGCTTTCTGGGCGTTTCCCGTACAGCACCGGCATCGCCAGCAACTCGGCGGGCGTCAACACACAGGCGGCGCCACTCATCGAGAGCGACGGCGTCGGCGCCTCGCCCTTCCGCTTCAAGGGCAGCACGCTGGCTGACTGGCTCGCCGCGGCTGATCCGCAGACGCGCGTGCTCTCGGTGGCGCGGAAGGATCGCGGCGCCATTCTCCCCATCGGGACGGCGCGGCGCGACGTGTACTGGTACGCGCAGCGCTCCGGGAAGTTCACCACCAGCACCTACTATCGCGATACGCTGCCCACCTGGGTGCGCGCCTTCAACGACGAGGATCACGCCGGCACGCGCTACGCGGGGCAGACGTGGAACCTCCTGCTGCCCGAGGCGGCGTACCCAGAGCCTGACTCCGTGCCCTTTGAGAGTCGCGGGCAAGGTTTCCTGTTCCCGCACCAGCTTCCCGACGACCCCGAGCTCGCGCGCAACCAGATCCTGTCGTTCCCGTGGATGGACCAGATGACGCTGGACTTCGCGTGGCGCGGCATCCGCGAGATGGACCTCGGTGGTCAGGCGAACCGAACCGATCTCTTGGCAGTCTCGTTGTCCACGACCGACGCCGTCGGCCACCGCTGGGGGCCGGACTCCCGCGAGTTGCACGACCAGGTGCTGCGCGTGGATCGGATGCTCGGCGCGTTCCTCGATTCAGTCTTCGCCCTGCGCGGGCGTGACAACGTCGTCATTGCACTCACGGCCGACCACGGCGTCGCGCCGATCCCCGAGGTGCGCTCGCGCTGGGGAGACAATTCCAAGGCTGGCCGCTTGAACACGGGCTCGTTCGAACGAGTCATCCAGGCCGTCGCACCAATGGTTCAGCGCGCCGGAATCCCCGGCGACGCGGTCCAGCTTGATTGGGGCGTGCTCGAGGTGGACCGGAGCCGCACGCAAGGCAAGGAGCGGGAGTTGCTGGCCATCGCCCGCGCCTTCGCGCGCGAGGCGCGTCGCATTCCGGGCGTGATGCGCGTGGACGTCATCGACGACCTCGCTCGTGTCGACACCGTGCGCGACACCTACGCGCGGCGCTGGTTGCATATGTTCCGCCCGGGCGGCGAGGCGCTTGCCGTCGTCACGCTCGAGCCGTACTGGCTGGCGGGCACCGGTTCGATTGCAACCCACGGGTCACCACACGACTACGATGCGAAGGTGCCGGTCATCTTCTGGGGCGCTGCCTTCGCCGCCGGCCTCGACACCGGCTCCGCCCGCGTCGTGGACATCGCCCCCACGCTGGCGCAGCTCCTCGGCATCACCCCGTCTGAAACGCTTGACGGTGTGGTGCTCAGTCGAGCCTTCAAGCGCTAAGTCCTCCTCGCAGTCAGGACGGAAGCGTGAGCCTCCCGTCTTGTCGCTTCCGTCTTCCGTCCTCCGTCCTCAATGCACGACAGCATCTACTTTGAAGATCACCATCTCGCGACGCGCGAGATGGTCCGCGCCTTCGCCCGGGAAGAAGTCGCCCCGGTCGCGCGACAGTTCGACGAGTCCCAGGAGTTCCCCTGGGACAACGTCAAGAAGATGGCGGACCTCGGCCTGCTCGGAATTCCCTGGAGCGAAGAGCTCGGCGGGGCGGGGCTGGACACCATCTCGTTCATCATCGCCATCGAGGAGTTGGCTCGCGTCTGCGCCTCGCACTCCATCACCATCTCGGCGCATACGACGCTAGGCACCTCGCCGATCGTGAACTTCGGGAGCCGCGCCCAGGTCGAGCGTTTCGTACCGACGCTTGCGTCGGGCTCTGTACTCGGCGGCTTCGGCCTCACCGAGCCCAGTGCCGGCTCCGACGCCGGCGGCACGCAGTCGCGGGCGGTCAAGAAGGGCGGCAAGTACGTCCTCAACGGGACGAAGCGCTTCATCACCCACGGCGGCGTCGGTGAGGTGTTCGTCGTCACGGCGGTGACTGACCCCGCGGCCGGGACCAAGGGCATCTCCAGCTTCATCCTCACCAAGGACACCTGCGACCTCGAGGCGGCGGCCCGCGTGGGGATGGGGCACGACCCCAGCTTCGGCGCGATGCCCGGATTCCGCGCCGGTAAGAAGGAAGACAAGCTCGGCTGGCGCGCTTCGGACACCCGCGAGCTGATCTTCGAGGACGTCGAGGTCCCGGCCGAGAACCTGCTCGGCGAGGAGGGGCGCGGCTTCATCAATTTTATGAAGACGCTCGATGCCGGGCGCATCGGCATCGCGGCGCTGTCGCTGGGCGTGGCACAGGGCGCCTTTGAGCAGGCGCTGGAGTACACCGGCGTGCGGAAGCAGTTCGGCAAGCGCATCGCCGAGTTCCAGGGCGTGCACTTTCAGCTCTCCGATATGGCGACGGAAATAGAGGCGGCGCGCCACCTCGTCTACCACGCTGCCTGGCTCAGCCAGCACGGACACCCGTACTCGAAGGAAGCCGCGATGGCCAAGCTCTTCGCCTCGGAGTTGGCGATGCGCACGACCATCAAGGCCATCCAGCTCCACGGCGGCTACGGCTACACCAAGGACTATCCCGTCGAGCGGATGATGCGTGATGCCAAGATCGGGGAGATCGGGGAGGGCACGTCCGAGGTACAGCGGATGGTGATTGCCCGGCAGCTGATCAGCGACCTAGGTCGCTAGGGCGCAGCGGGTTTCGTCCTTGCGAAACCTGACGCGAATGCCTACCAATAGAGGGTCAATCGTCACTTCCAGCGCCCCGCTCCGGCGGGGCGCGTTCCGTACCGGGCGGATTCGCCCGGCCCTCCCGAGGTCCGTTCCCCTGATGCTGGATCGTACGCAGCGCCGACTCCAACTCTCGGTCGTCCCGACCGCCCTGCGTGGGCGGCTCGTTGGGACGCGCCGGGCGGTGGCTGCGTGGCCGATCCTGAACGGCTCCGGGAGCTCTCTCTCCCAGAACATCGATGAAGCGCGAGATCCTGATCAGCGCGACCCAGCGGGAAATCCGGGTTGCGATCCTCGAGGACGAACAGCTCGTTGAGTTGCAGGTCGACCGTCCCGAGAACAAGCGGATGGTCGGAGACATCTATCTCGGCAAGGTGGAGGCGGTGCAGCCCGGGCTGCAGGCGGCCTTCGTCGGTATTGGCACCGAGAAGAGCGCCTTCCTCCATAACTCCGACCTCGCGTACGACGAGGACGGGGACGAGGATGACGACGAGGATGAAGACGAGGACGACGCCCCCGGCGCGGATGGCGCGGAGCCGGACGCTGGCGCGGACGCCGACTCCTCACCCGCGGAAAGCGAATCCGGCAACGGCAAGGACGGCGGCAAGGGCCGGGGTGGCCGTCGCGGTCGTGGTCGCCGGCGTCGCAAGGAGCCGCCGCAGATCCAGGACGTCCTGAAGCGCGGCCAGTCGCTCATCGTCCAGGTCAGCAAGGAACCGATCTCCACCAAGGGCCCCCGCGTCACCGCTCAGGTGTCGTTGGCCGGGCGCTTCCTGGTGTATATGCCGTTC contains these protein-coding regions:
- a CDS encoding PAS domain S-box protein: MRIPLFVSASGLLVAVAIGFALAFRDLAARHDRPYVREWMWTWVALGLYALAAGLALIAVNATALAPWRIGFSVLSIGAAWWHLTRLEAGMRTLCAPGTPRPSWRVFALTVVLGAAAVLLFVPVEPRSDASMRLYLVRVSLLALAWGSCYAAVGLQLLRFRTETTGLARTLLAGSLLAYAALRLLEPLTHFLGPSPILAQFLTFGGLPLLLVGMGSGMLITLLEVERETAVQEAEARSTAERTATASEAALATALATSPDPVFIVDTDGKLLSANSRFLELVELGRGVRLAPGLPIVPHMDEWTAAFWNEAFTRVLQGDALVRRAKFTFVRGQAPRTYAVRFSPVREGGRIIGVLVLSHDATEEERLRHELDRREEWFRSLIENASDMIFQIRGDVLVEYASPSVGRILGYDHNELVGRNGLEFIHPEDVPTVADSLQRSLAHDPTVPTVVPLRVRNASGEYVPLEGVSRPYTEADGSERLIVSLRDVRERRRLEDELVSARRLEAIGRLAGGVAHDFNNLLMAIVGNVTLLRERGLEDEEVAAHLDEIGQSVKRGSELTRRLLAFARQQLIEPRLLDVPARVAELEPLLRRLLGPTIHLDVDLPSTLWSIRADPTAFEQVMVNLAVNARDAMPQGGTLRVKGTNYGVSLDSRDSHGLDQGEWLRVDVEDTGVGIAAEHLERIFEPFFTTKGSSGGTGLGLATVYGAVSQMGGQVRVSSVPGRGTTFSLFLPRIVAPHEASPPPAKPPLPRALAGETVLLMEDEAPVRDVTMKLLTKLGYTVLVAEDGETGVEIASDPTQRIDAIVSDLMMPGIHGDVAVARIRTERPGLPALFISGFSQEALRWTNGTPSGARLLPKPFSLDDLATSVRAVLGSAPAREPTA
- a CDS encoding ATP-dependent DNA helicase RecQ, translated to MPATSPPPTIADARAALRDRFGFPDFRAGQTQAVESVLAGRDTLVILPTGGGKSLCYQVPALVLDGLTVVISPLISLMKDQVDALVARGLAATYINSTLSAAEVSARMARVQQGEVKLLYVAPERFDLGRAAERLRDIGVTLLAVDEAHCISEWGHDFRPSYLRVKEVRKRLGNPPTVALTATATPEVREDIARQLELADPTVVITGFDRTNLAYHVIPAKNDAAKDEALVELLREHLTAHAEGVAIVYASTRKTVERIAGVLTKAKLPALAYHAGLDDAHRADVQDAFMSERVRVIVATNAFGMGIDKPNVRLVVHHAMPGTLEAYYQEAGRAGRDRLPATAILLHAFPDRFTHEFFIKGALPERETVANVYRALVKASGRDGIVTASPAEIAATATGKVSDREVESAMRILGRAGALAVADASRTMANVRLLATPERIKAELSEAQDGLALALLRSLWKRAKGGLHRGLVADLDALPPGVGGAMGAMPLLDALQAKQMLVWNRLGEGITLTDASRPLEDWPVDWAGLDRRRGAELRKLEMVQQYAYTKYCRRAFVLRYFGDPAAKPRCDNCDRCLGLVHEQRVSATPTQRTRAPRERGRDGKATAGRGGATEAPLTREEIARFDALKSLRTRLAKEEEVPAYVIFPDRALRGIAKANPASIAQLGAVSGVGPARLDRYGRAVLEVLQAT
- a CDS encoding U32 family peptidase: MTRRPIPELLAPAGSLDAVRAAVANGANAVYCGASKFNARDDGAQLSLDELEQACLIAHERGARIYLTLNILIKPQEMADALAYLGECIDRGVDAAIVQDIGLIRMIQRVYPSFEIHGSTQLTVHDESAARVMERLGIDRVVLARENTLDDIRAIRQAVPNLGLETFVHGALCIAYSGQCYMSGMISERSANRGSCAQSCRKDYVLRDAATGAELDRGYLISAKDLGAWEHLAELAEAGVGCLKIEGRKKKPEFVATVTKGYREFLGRVEQGRFAAPSFEEVQPLVQIFSRGFTGGMYGGREGRGYITRTQPDNRGLELGTVVGFEHGEVIVDVRAPIAERDGLGFEPPAGGHLESVGFAAGPVRTVQHRDGIWRQAIKARKTVPLGWTVVRNAQVSLLESARSTYEGLGVGKRRRVGLSIRCFGSAGGPLKAVFVAGEDRVEVRSDVPLAPAQKRALDVAQLREQFSRLGESPFVLGELDAGGVAAGLFLPVSELNRMRQDAVAALTERRGWELGTALAERQAAIGAALQVAAASVHEPAQAPQLVAEVWRTADADAALAAGADVIVFDPFLRHPFSSVRSVEALADRVAVAGAQFRLRLPTIVRPEDRKKLDKWLAMGTALVTGHLGHLAEFAAAGREVYADYAVNCFNVQAAQELFALGAKGITASVELTADEIGQLVAPWGGAGFEVFLHGRPEGMTLEHCVLSAAFDRTPTHCRDLCTKQHVDTRLTDPAGYEFPVATDYACRNRLLHSRSIEGSEFLPQLLAMGIRSYRLVFNVPDDAVAARVAAYRDALDGAVSGAKPSRKPRAVLGDAVTRGHFARAV